The Pseudoalteromonas sp. UG3-2 genome contains a region encoding:
- the asd gene encoding aspartate-semialdehyde dehydrogenase, with protein MKKVGLVGWRGMVGSVLMERMQQENDFSGIDAHFFTTSQAGQLGPCFAGTGEAKPLLDATDTEALQQMDIIISCQGGDYTNAVYPSLREQGWDGYWIDAASALRMANDSIIVLDPVNRDVIEQGLEQGVKTFVGGNCTVSLMLLALGGLFEQDLIEWVSPMTYQAASGAGARNMRELLTQMGEIHSSVKALLDDPSSAILEIDKLVADKIKDEALPQDQFGVPLAGSLIPWIDVAMESGQSKEEWKAEVEANKILGSAKQPIPVDGLCVRVGAMRCHAQALTIKLRENRSVAEIEAILAEHNEWVKVIPNERDASTQQLTPVHVTGTLDIPIGRIRKLSMGDMYISAFTVGDQLLWGAAEPLRRMLKIIVGA; from the coding sequence ATGAAAAAAGTAGGACTCGTCGGCTGGCGTGGCATGGTTGGCTCTGTACTGATGGAGCGTATGCAACAAGAAAATGATTTTAGCGGCATTGATGCCCATTTCTTCACTACCTCACAAGCTGGCCAACTTGGCCCTTGTTTTGCAGGTACAGGAGAAGCAAAACCACTGCTGGATGCCACTGATACCGAAGCATTACAGCAAATGGACATTATTATTTCTTGTCAGGGTGGCGACTACACCAACGCCGTATACCCGTCATTGCGTGAACAAGGCTGGGATGGCTATTGGATAGACGCAGCATCGGCATTACGAATGGCCAATGACAGTATCATTGTACTCGACCCGGTCAATCGCGATGTTATTGAACAAGGCTTGGAGCAGGGCGTGAAAACCTTTGTCGGTGGCAACTGTACCGTTTCACTGATGTTGCTTGCTCTGGGCGGTTTATTTGAACAAGACTTAATCGAGTGGGTCAGTCCAATGACCTACCAAGCCGCTTCTGGCGCTGGTGCTCGAAATATGCGTGAATTATTAACTCAAATGGGTGAAATTCACAGCTCAGTCAAAGCACTGCTCGATGACCCCAGCTCAGCTATTCTGGAAATCGATAAGCTAGTGGCCGATAAAATTAAAGACGAGGCATTACCCCAAGATCAATTTGGCGTACCACTGGCTGGTAGCTTAATTCCTTGGATTGACGTTGCCATGGAGTCAGGCCAAAGCAAAGAAGAATGGAAAGCCGAGGTTGAAGCGAATAAAATTCTTGGTTCGGCAAAACAGCCTATTCCAGTGGATGGCTTGTGTGTCCGTGTGGGTGCCATGCGTTGTCACGCCCAAGCGCTAACAATAAAGCTACGAGAGAATCGCAGCGTTGCCGAAATAGAAGCCATACTGGCCGAGCATAATGAGTGGGTCAAAGTCATTCCTAATGAGCGTGATGCCAGTACTCAACAATTAACGCCTGTGCATGTCACTGGCACCTTGGATATCCCCATCGGGCGCATTCGTAAGCTCAGCATGGGCGATATGTACATAAGCGCATTTACTGTGGGCGACCAATTGCTTTGGGGCGCCGCTGAGCCACTTCGCCGCATGTTAAAAATTATCGTCGGCGCGTAA
- a CDS encoding DUF885 domain-containing protein has translation MKAISLTAAAILVALTGCQTINHNTEVVATQQQTISQNQLVNDLSEQYFAESLAMSPVYGTYLGKPNVNHKFNPPTTAETLAQSKALLQKYQAKLNQVDASKLSGQAKLSYEILKRDLAFSLQGFEFPSHLMPINQMSGMHNIFAGFGSGQSAQPFNSVKDYQDFIQRAQGFVVWLDGVKTNMRQGIEVGVVLPKALTKKLIPQFESHVVSDATKSVFWGPINNFPESFSDAEKQQLKAQYQDMVVNTLVPAYRDMTDFLKQEYLPNSRDSVGYSALPNGKAWYEYQIANHTTLQLSADEIHQLGLEEVARIRSEMEWVKEQMQFDGDLQAFFTFLREDEQFYFNSADELIAAYEDVKQKIDARVPQLFNIQPKADYEVKLVEAYRAQSAAGASYAAPAPDGSRPGVFYINAHNLKAQPKFLVETLSIHEAAPGHHFQIALQQEVEGLPSFRKFGGYTVFAEGWALYAESLGKSLGLFTDPMMWYGRLVDEQLRAMRLVVDTGIHAKGWSREQAIEFMLDNSSMAESDVTAEVERYIGWPGQAVSYKVGQFKIQELRDYSEKALGDKFDIKAFHSQILIDGALPMPILEDKIKAWVHSQI, from the coding sequence ATGAAAGCCATTTCCCTAACCGCAGCGGCCATTCTAGTGGCGCTAACTGGATGTCAAACCATCAATCACAACACGGAAGTTGTTGCCACACAACAACAAACAATCAGCCAAAATCAACTGGTTAATGACTTAAGTGAGCAATATTTTGCAGAGTCACTGGCGATGAGCCCAGTGTATGGTACTTACTTAGGTAAGCCTAATGTGAACCATAAATTTAACCCTCCAACCACAGCAGAAACACTGGCGCAGAGCAAAGCATTGCTGCAAAAGTACCAAGCCAAACTAAACCAGGTAGACGCCAGTAAACTCAGTGGCCAAGCAAAACTAAGCTATGAAATTCTTAAGCGCGATCTTGCTTTTAGTTTACAAGGCTTTGAGTTCCCAAGTCACCTAATGCCAATCAACCAAATGTCAGGCATGCATAACATTTTTGCCGGCTTTGGCTCAGGGCAAAGCGCGCAGCCATTTAATAGCGTAAAAGACTATCAAGACTTTATTCAACGTGCACAAGGCTTTGTCGTCTGGCTTGACGGCGTAAAGACTAATATGCGCCAAGGCATAGAAGTGGGCGTAGTGTTGCCAAAAGCGCTCACAAAAAAACTCATCCCGCAGTTTGAATCTCATGTGGTAAGCGACGCAACGAAATCCGTTTTTTGGGGCCCAATCAACAATTTCCCAGAAAGCTTCAGTGACGCTGAAAAACAACAGCTTAAGGCGCAATACCAAGACATGGTGGTGAACACCTTGGTACCTGCCTATCGTGATATGACCGACTTCCTTAAACAAGAGTATTTACCCAATAGTCGTGACTCTGTTGGTTACAGTGCTCTGCCGAATGGCAAAGCCTGGTATGAATATCAAATCGCTAACCACACCACGCTGCAATTAAGCGCCGATGAAATCCACCAATTAGGCCTAGAAGAAGTCGCGCGGATCCGCAGTGAAATGGAGTGGGTTAAAGAGCAGATGCAATTTGATGGCGATCTTCAAGCTTTCTTTACCTTTCTTCGTGAAGATGAACAATTCTATTTTAACTCCGCTGATGAGCTCATCGCCGCTTACGAAGACGTAAAACAAAAGATCGATGCACGAGTACCACAATTATTCAATATTCAGCCAAAAGCAGATTACGAGGTAAAATTGGTTGAAGCGTACCGAGCGCAATCGGCGGCAGGAGCATCCTATGCTGCGCCAGCACCAGATGGTAGCCGACCCGGCGTGTTCTACATCAATGCCCATAATTTAAAAGCACAGCCAAAATTTTTAGTGGAGACCCTTTCAATCCACGAAGCGGCCCCCGGCCACCATTTTCAGATTGCTTTACAGCAAGAAGTGGAGGGGTTACCGAGCTTTAGAAAATTTGGCGGCTACACGGTATTCGCAGAAGGTTGGGCATTGTATGCAGAGAGTTTAGGCAAGTCTTTAGGGTTATTTACCGATCCTATGATGTGGTATGGCCGTTTAGTCGATGAGCAACTTCGTGCCATGCGTCTTGTGGTTGATACCGGTATTCATGCTAAAGGCTGGAGTCGCGAGCAAGCCATTGAATTTATGCTCGACAATTCTTCCATGGCAGAGTCGGATGTTACCGCCGAGGTTGAGCGATACATAGGCTGGCCTGGTCAAGCGGTCTCTTATAAGGTAGGGCAATTCAAAATTCAAGAATTAAGAGACTACAGTGAAAAGGCCTTAGGCGACAAATTCGATATTAAGGCATTTCATAGCCAAATTTTAATTGATGGCGCATTACCCATGCCCATTCTGGAAGATAAAATTAAAGCCTGGGTACACAGCCAGATTTAG
- a CDS encoding DUF4240 domain-containing protein: MELARFWQLVTAPTQCNDNSYLNERLQVLSSEELAKFDGIYSKELRALWHWDNWKVAYVIAGCNSEYDFLDFCNWVISRGPDAVSVLTAEPDNLAEKFNIAYKDDLPYPFIDELDLVAGLLYEQKSDAELPYHSVINFPPQGKKFKNKPKQLKAELPKLYAQFWLG, from the coding sequence ATGGAACTTGCGCGATTTTGGCAACTAGTGACAGCACCAACACAATGTAACGACAACAGCTACCTCAATGAGCGACTGCAAGTGCTTTCAAGTGAAGAGCTCGCAAAGTTCGATGGCATTTACAGTAAAGAGCTTAGAGCTTTATGGCATTGGGATAATTGGAAAGTGGCCTATGTGATTGCCGGCTGCAACAGTGAATATGATTTTCTTGATTTCTGCAATTGGGTGATCAGCCGCGGGCCAGATGCCGTCAGTGTGTTAACCGCAGAGCCTGATAACCTGGCAGAGAAATTCAATATTGCTTATAAAGATGATCTACCCTACCCGTTTATTGACGAGCTCGATTTGGTCGCTGGTTTATTGTATGAGCAAAAGAGCGACGCAGAGTTACCCTACCACAGTGTGATCAACTTTCCTCCGCAAGGTAAAAAGTTTAAAAACAAACCCAAGCAACTCAAAGCCGAACTTCCCAAGCTATATGCGCAGTTTTGGTTAGGGTAA
- the ilvN gene encoding acetolactate synthase small subunit, with amino-acid sequence MKRILSILLENEPGSLSRIVGLFSQRAYNIDSLTVGTTADKTLSRITITTQGDDRIVEQITKQVNKIVDVLKVIDLTEMQHIERELLLVKVFARDEATRAAINRVADVFQAVIIDMGKQSYILQMVADSERLESFLDLLRHESDLIELVRSGAVGIGRGDKALKG; translated from the coding sequence ATGAAAAGAATTTTGTCCATTTTACTTGAAAACGAACCGGGTTCACTGTCTAGAATTGTGGGACTGTTTTCGCAACGGGCCTATAACATTGACAGTTTAACCGTGGGAACTACAGCGGATAAAACCTTATCGCGGATCACCATTACCACGCAAGGGGATGACAGAATTGTTGAGCAGATCACCAAACAAGTAAACAAAATTGTCGATGTACTCAAAGTCATCGATTTAACTGAAATGCAGCATATCGAGCGCGAATTGCTGTTGGTGAAAGTATTTGCTCGCGATGAAGCCACGCGCGCGGCCATTAACCGCGTCGCGGATGTTTTTCAGGCTGTGATCATCGATATGGGTAAACAAAGTTATATTTTGCAAATGGTGGCTGACAGCGAGCGGCTCGAGTCGTTTTTGGATTTATTACGCCATGAAAGTGACCTGATTGAATTGGTACGCTCTGGCGCCGTAGGTATTGGTCGCGGTGACAAAGCACTGAAAGGCTAA
- a CDS encoding acetolactate synthase 3 large subunit translates to MAEQFNGSELVVKALSALNVRYIFGYPGGSVLDLYDALFQQNDIEHVLVRHEQAATHMADGYARATGEVGVVLATSGPGATNCVTGIATAYMDSIPMVVLSGQVPSNLIGDDAFQETDIVGCSRPIVKHSFNCRDAEQIPAVLAKAFYLARSGRPGPVVVELPKDILNPALGFDFIMPDTVSMRTYNPNVKGHSKQIRKAVDAIIEAKRLVIYSGGGVVLSNTSQKLTELVEKLNAPITNTLMGLGGISGTHPNFIGMLGMHGSLEANKAMANADVILALGARFDDRVTNNVKKFCPNAKIVHVDVDPTSISKTIKAHIPVVGCLDTVIEQLLTGIERSEKRIDRAAQEDWWQQITVWRSQQCLAYTPGVEKIKPQTVIESLYQLTDGNAYVCSDVGQHQMFAAQYYPFKSPRQWINSGGLGTMGFGLPAAMGVKMAFPDNEVLCVTGDGSIQMNIQELSTCLQYGLAVKVVSLNNRSLGMVRQWQDMMYEGRHSSSYMESLPDFVALAESYGHVGIRVDTPEQLAPALERAFAIKDRLVFLDILVDESEHVYPMQIKQGAVDEMWLKKGVRA, encoded by the coding sequence ATGGCAGAGCAATTTAATGGCTCAGAGCTGGTGGTAAAAGCGCTAAGCGCACTGAATGTAAGGTATATCTTTGGTTACCCTGGGGGTTCGGTGCTGGACTTGTACGACGCACTGTTTCAGCAAAATGACATCGAGCATGTACTAGTGCGCCATGAGCAAGCGGCTACCCATATGGCCGATGGTTATGCCAGAGCAACAGGCGAAGTAGGCGTGGTGTTGGCCACCAGCGGTCCTGGTGCGACTAACTGTGTTACCGGTATCGCTACCGCCTATATGGACTCTATTCCTATGGTAGTGCTTTCAGGCCAAGTTCCATCTAACCTGATTGGTGACGATGCTTTTCAAGAAACAGACATTGTCGGTTGTTCTAGACCCATTGTTAAGCACAGTTTTAACTGTCGCGATGCTGAGCAAATTCCGGCGGTGTTAGCAAAAGCATTTTACCTTGCTCGTTCAGGCCGGCCTGGGCCAGTTGTGGTTGAGCTGCCTAAAGACATATTGAATCCCGCACTAGGTTTTGATTTTATCATGCCTGATACAGTATCAATGCGCACCTACAACCCTAATGTTAAAGGTCATTCGAAACAGATCCGCAAAGCGGTTGATGCCATTATTGAAGCCAAAAGATTGGTGATCTATTCCGGTGGCGGCGTAGTACTGTCCAACACTTCACAGAAGCTTACCGAGTTGGTTGAAAAACTTAATGCGCCTATCACCAACACCTTGATGGGTTTGGGGGGGATCAGTGGCACTCACCCTAATTTCATTGGTATGTTAGGCATGCATGGCAGCTTAGAAGCCAACAAAGCCATGGCCAATGCCGATGTTATTTTGGCACTCGGTGCACGCTTTGACGACCGCGTCACCAACAACGTTAAAAAGTTTTGTCCTAACGCTAAAATTGTTCACGTTGATGTCGACCCCACGTCTATTTCAAAAACCATCAAAGCGCACATTCCCGTGGTGGGTTGTTTAGACACCGTGATAGAACAATTACTTACTGGGATAGAGCGCAGTGAAAAGCGCATTGATAGAGCTGCGCAAGAGGATTGGTGGCAACAAATCACGGTATGGCGTTCACAACAATGCTTGGCATACACCCCAGGGGTTGAAAAAATTAAGCCACAAACTGTCATTGAGTCGCTTTACCAGTTAACCGATGGCAATGCTTACGTGTGCTCCGATGTCGGTCAGCACCAAATGTTTGCCGCGCAATATTATCCATTCAAATCACCACGGCAATGGATTAATTCCGGAGGCCTTGGCACCATGGGATTTGGCTTGCCGGCCGCGATGGGCGTGAAAATGGCATTTCCTGACAACGAAGTGCTTTGTGTTACTGGCGATGGCTCTATTCAGATGAACATACAAGAGTTATCCACCTGTTTACAGTATGGTTTGGCTGTCAAAGTGGTTTCACTAAATAACCGTTCCCTTGGCATGGTAAGGCAATGGCAAGACATGATGTATGAAGGTCGTCATTCCAGTTCTTACATGGAATCTTTACCTGATTTCGTCGCACTAGCAGAAAGTTACGGCCATGTTGGGATCCGCGTTGATACACCAGAGCAATTAGCGCCAGCACTTGAACGGGCCTTTGCAATCAAAGATAGATTGGTGTTTTTAGACATTTTGGTCGACGAGTCAGAGCATGTTTATCCGATGCAAATAAAGCAAGGTGCTGTGGACGAAATGTGGTTGAAAAAGGGAGTAAGAGCATAA
- a CDS encoding immune inhibitor A domain-containing protein produces MQLSPTIIFWLSILFSSVTVAQTVNPERIIYWHEKQLGRSVSDYEREQILKRYVADLTPKAAIRPPFVVKAQATITNRWQQQTINSSATVLNQARVLAILVDFSDLPHDDNQLQPSDTDMYYPSYPSSHYNNLLFSDTGYSGPNGEVLQTATQYYQAASGGSLQLTGAVIGWIRADQNAAYYGKREGETRDLRAEELVFEAISKAVANNDIDLASFDNTDLHDLDGDGNRFEPDGVIDHVMLFHSSIGEEAGGGVLGTDAIWSHRFFVFNNSNQPRDIPGSDYKVFNYTINPIDAAIGVVVHEFGHELGLPDEYDLNDNTIGEPVALWSVMSSGSYVGALSGDKPSQFSAKNLEYLQQQYGGNWLNQRTFTLPELSAGQTLTLSDSSVNNGQVNQVKIALPPLLEEFVPPLAGDYHYYSGQGDGLNNQASFVVRLPDSDELTLSMLANYSIELNYDFFQVLVNGEAIAGNTTSSSHPIYPSIKHYMDGESAVFGANPVTLEFDLSSYRTQEVTVTLRYQTDAIDTLKGVLVDNLQISTATEVIYSNTAEPGFNLNYAGFRKLASYRAMAPHAYYAQLRSHRGLDAGLALASYNTGVLAWYSNDNVDNNSTSLHPGSGDLLVVDVDQQPIYKADGTSPASSIIQVRDAAMRLAQQRPGLGDQDLAAISLFDDRENYQFAIQPESGVKLPAFGAAIELTAITEDASAAEILLSYQSSPSINSEINQSIVDFSTSGLLLNESDQFLWRFGDGNSSDRLTTTHNYQSPGVYDVTFTQTDQLGNAETLATQVTITDVVQTPLSLSDLTVTQSGQSVLFSIAVSGGSTPYQIEWQFGEGNNATGAVVEHTYSLSGDYQVEVTVSDDDNQSRSQTTTVSIEVPITLEASATTNNLSATFMAAATGGDGNYQASWDFGDGQQGQGLSTSHSYATAGTYNVVLSLSDGLGQTVTGSVEITVTAAPTTPPPTDEQGESTGSSGGSMSFVIALSALVGFIRRRYK; encoded by the coding sequence ATGCAACTTTCACCTACTATCATTTTTTGGCTTAGCATCTTATTTAGCTCTGTTACTGTGGCACAAACAGTCAACCCTGAACGCATTATTTATTGGCACGAAAAGCAATTAGGCAGGTCAGTAAGCGACTATGAGCGTGAGCAAATTCTAAAACGCTACGTCGCCGACTTGACCCCAAAAGCAGCCATCAGACCGCCTTTTGTTGTCAAAGCCCAGGCAACAATAACTAATCGCTGGCAACAGCAAACTATCAACAGCAGTGCCACCGTTTTAAACCAAGCGCGAGTACTGGCCATTTTGGTGGACTTTTCCGATCTACCCCATGATGACAATCAGTTACAGCCGTCTGACACGGATATGTATTATCCAAGCTACCCCAGTAGTCATTATAACAATTTGCTTTTTAGCGATACTGGCTACAGCGGACCAAATGGTGAAGTGTTGCAAACGGCCACCCAATATTATCAAGCAGCATCTGGGGGCTCATTACAATTAACCGGCGCGGTAATTGGTTGGATCCGTGCTGACCAAAACGCCGCCTATTATGGTAAGCGAGAAGGCGAAACGCGTGATCTTAGAGCAGAAGAGTTGGTGTTTGAGGCCATCAGTAAGGCTGTTGCCAATAATGACATCGATTTAGCAAGCTTTGATAACACCGACCTCCATGATTTAGACGGCGATGGTAACCGCTTCGAGCCGGACGGTGTTATCGATCACGTAATGCTATTTCATTCCAGTATCGGCGAGGAGGCAGGAGGGGGAGTGTTAGGCACTGACGCCATTTGGTCGCACCGTTTTTTCGTCTTTAATAACAGCAATCAACCCCGCGATATACCGGGAAGTGACTATAAGGTGTTTAATTACACCATTAACCCCATTGATGCCGCGATTGGTGTGGTGGTGCATGAGTTTGGCCATGAGTTGGGACTTCCGGATGAGTACGACCTCAATGACAATACGATTGGCGAGCCAGTTGCACTATGGTCTGTGATGTCTTCTGGTAGTTACGTAGGGGCGTTATCAGGGGATAAACCGAGTCAATTTTCAGCAAAAAATTTAGAGTACTTACAGCAACAATACGGAGGAAACTGGTTAAATCAACGCACATTTACATTGCCAGAATTAAGCGCGGGCCAAACTCTCACTCTTTCTGACAGTAGTGTTAATAATGGTCAGGTCAATCAAGTTAAAATAGCACTTCCCCCATTGTTAGAAGAGTTTGTTCCGCCATTAGCAGGAGACTACCATTATTACTCCGGGCAAGGGGATGGACTTAACAATCAAGCTAGCTTTGTTGTTCGCCTACCCGACAGTGATGAACTTACCTTGTCCATGTTAGCCAACTACAGCATTGAGCTTAATTACGATTTTTTCCAAGTGCTGGTTAACGGCGAAGCCATTGCCGGCAATACCACTTCATCAAGCCACCCGATATACCCCAGCATTAAGCATTACATGGATGGTGAGTCTGCGGTATTTGGTGCCAACCCAGTAACATTAGAGTTTGATTTATCCTCTTATCGCACTCAAGAAGTGACGGTAACACTCAGATATCAGACCGACGCCATTGACACCCTCAAAGGGGTTTTGGTGGATAATTTGCAGATAAGTACAGCAACAGAAGTGATTTACAGCAATACCGCTGAACCCGGTTTCAACCTCAATTATGCTGGCTTTCGTAAGTTGGCAAGCTATCGTGCCATGGCGCCACACGCCTATTATGCCCAATTACGTTCACACCGTGGACTGGATGCGGGCTTGGCTCTGGCCAGTTATAATACAGGGGTGTTAGCTTGGTATAGTAATGATAATGTTGATAATAATTCAACTTCGCTGCACCCAGGTAGTGGCGATCTGTTAGTGGTTGATGTCGATCAACAACCGATATACAAAGCAGATGGCACCAGCCCAGCGAGCAGTATTATTCAAGTAAGAGATGCCGCCATGCGATTGGCTCAACAACGGCCGGGGCTCGGCGATCAGGATTTAGCAGCAATAAGCTTGTTTGACGACCGAGAAAATTATCAGTTTGCCATACAGCCAGAATCTGGGGTGAAACTGCCGGCATTCGGCGCCGCGATAGAACTCACTGCCATAACAGAGGATGCCAGCGCAGCTGAAATATTACTGAGCTACCAAAGTTCACCTAGCATCAACAGTGAAATAAACCAAAGCATCGTTGACTTTAGTACTTCGGGCTTACTGTTAAATGAAAGCGATCAGTTTTTATGGCGGTTTGGTGATGGTAATAGTAGCGATAGGTTAACGACGACACATAATTATCAATCGCCTGGGGTGTATGACGTTACATTTACCCAAACAGATCAACTGGGCAATGCTGAAACCTTAGCAACTCAGGTGACTATCACTGACGTTGTGCAGACGCCACTTAGCTTAAGCGATTTAACTGTGACGCAAAGCGGCCAAAGTGTGCTTTTCTCAATTGCCGTCTCTGGCGGATCCACTCCCTATCAAATTGAGTGGCAATTTGGTGAAGGCAATAACGCCACTGGTGCCGTAGTAGAACATACTTATAGCCTAAGCGGTGACTATCAAGTAGAGGTGACAGTTAGCGATGATGACAACCAATCACGCTCGCAAACCACAACCGTATCCATAGAGGTGCCAATTACTTTAGAAGCCAGTGCCACAACCAACAACCTTTCTGCTACTTTCATGGCAGCCGCCACTGGCGGGGATGGCAATTATCAAGCAAGCTGGGATTTTGGTGACGGCCAACAAGGGCAGGGGTTATCTACCAGCCACAGTTACGCCACTGCGGGGACATATAATGTAGTCTTGAGCTTAAGTGACGGTCTTGGACAAACGGTAACTGGAAGCGTAGAGATCACCGTTACAGCTGCACCAACAACGCCGCCGCCAACAGACGAGCAGGGCGAGTCAACGGGTTCATCAGGAGGGAGTATGAGTTTCGTAATTGCACTAAGTGCGCTGGTGGGCTTTATAAGAAGGCGGTACAAATAG
- a CDS encoding isocitrate dehydrogenase codes for MAEQTITVIRGDGIGPSIIDSAIEILKAVGCDYDYEYVDAGLAALEKTGELLPPATLEAIERNKITLKGPLTTPVGEGFTSINVTLRKHFGLYANVRPVKSFEGTKARYDDIDIITVRENTQGMYSGLGQVVSEDGNEAEAMSKITREGAEKIVTFAYELAKREGRKKVTAVHKANILKSTSGLFLKVAREVGERYPEIESAEMIVDATCMKLVMTPEEFDVIVTTNLFGDILSDLCAGLVGGLGMAPGANIGSDAAIFEAVHGSAPDIAGKNLANPTSVILAAIQMLEYLGEADKAEKIRAAVADVIKTGDRTTRDLGGSHGTTDFTQAVIERL; via the coding sequence ATGGCAGAGCAAACCATCACAGTTATTCGTGGCGACGGCATTGGCCCAAGCATTATCGATTCTGCAATTGAGATCTTAAAAGCCGTTGGTTGTGACTATGACTATGAATACGTAGACGCCGGCCTTGCTGCGTTAGAAAAAACCGGTGAGTTACTACCACCAGCCACGCTTGAAGCGATTGAGCGTAATAAAATCACCCTAAAAGGCCCATTAACGACTCCTGTGGGTGAAGGCTTTACTTCAATCAATGTAACACTTCGTAAGCACTTTGGTTTGTATGCCAATGTTCGTCCTGTTAAATCTTTTGAAGGTACTAAAGCACGTTATGATGACATTGATATCATCACGGTTCGTGAAAACACTCAGGGCATGTACTCAGGTCTAGGTCAAGTAGTGTCAGAAGACGGCAACGAAGCGGAAGCCATGTCCAAAATCACTCGTGAAGGTGCCGAGAAGATCGTAACTTTTGCATACGAGTTGGCTAAACGTGAAGGTCGTAAAAAGGTAACTGCGGTACACAAAGCCAATATCCTTAAGTCGACCTCAGGCCTATTCTTAAAAGTGGCTCGTGAAGTAGGTGAGCGTTATCCAGAGATTGAATCAGCAGAAATGATTGTTGATGCAACCTGCATGAAATTAGTTATGACTCCTGAAGAGTTTGACGTGATTGTTACCACTAATTTATTTGGTGATATCCTGTCAGATTTGTGTGCGGGTCTAGTTGGTGGTTTAGGCATGGCTCCAGGTGCTAACATTGGCAGTGACGCTGCCATTTTTGAAGCGGTTCACGGCAGTGCACCAGACATCGCAGGCAAGAACCTAGCTAACCCAACTTCTGTGATCTTAGCTGCAATCCAAATGCTAGAGTACCTTGGCGAAGCGGATAAAGCAGAGAAGATCCGTGCGGCAGTCGCGGATGTAATTAAAACAGGTGACCGCACAACCCGTGACCTTGGCGGCAGCCATGGTACAACTGACTTCACTCAAGCGGTAATTGAACGCCTATAA
- a CDS encoding DUF3192 domain-containing protein yields the protein MIRKILQYIFLGLAVYVTVVFLVINYYKDDPQAMIWQDREAFNNRFIENLSLEQQTELADVLDTLGSPDLTYVKKVDGEVLQILFYRTQLVKPDGITTEDECTGMLFENNVLKLWGPGARVAFDKASN from the coding sequence ATGATTAGAAAAATTTTACAGTACATATTTCTTGGCTTGGCGGTATACGTCACTGTGGTATTTCTAGTGATCAATTACTACAAAGACGATCCACAAGCGATGATTTGGCAAGACCGTGAGGCATTTAATAATCGTTTTATAGAAAACCTGAGCTTAGAACAGCAAACTGAGTTAGCAGATGTCTTAGACACGCTCGGCAGCCCAGATCTTACTTATGTAAAAAAGGTGGATGGCGAGGTTTTACAAATCTTGTTCTATCGCACCCAATTGGTGAAACCTGACGGCATTACCACAGAGGATGAGTGTACGGGCATGTTGTTTGAAAACAACGTACTGAAACTGTGGGGGCCAGGAGCACGAGTTGCTTTTGATAAAGCGTCGAACTAA
- the xni gene encoding flap endonuclease Xni: MKPRLLLIDALNLIRRIYAVHEPKSATEQEVHLKACCLRVEKAVRSLLNKMAASHAVAVFDGERSWRYEFYPNYKMNRQPMPETLKNNLDKFMAAFAAAGVSSFSPDNDEADDVIATLASKAAEAGIAATVVSTDKGFLPLLSEQISVYDHFKKSFITSEDVKSRFSVSKEKLTLFWALSGDRTNDIPGVSGIGIKTAKELLARFNDYDAMLSAEQLTESQRGKLQAGGNDFVVSLALVTLRQDIELGFSLKDLRIS; this comes from the coding sequence ATGAAACCAAGGCTGTTATTAATAGATGCGCTCAACCTAATTCGGCGCATCTATGCTGTTCATGAGCCAAAATCCGCAACAGAGCAAGAGGTGCACCTTAAAGCCTGTTGTCTGCGGGTTGAGAAGGCGGTGCGTTCATTACTTAATAAAATGGCTGCAAGTCACGCCGTTGCAGTGTTTGATGGTGAACGTAGTTGGCGTTATGAATTTTATCCAAACTATAAAATGAACCGTCAACCCATGCCCGAGACATTAAAAAACAACCTCGACAAGTTTATGGCCGCGTTTGCCGCCGCTGGGGTGAGCAGTTTTTCCCCGGATAATGATGAAGCCGATGATGTTATCGCGACCTTGGCGAGCAAAGCCGCTGAGGCTGGAATTGCTGCCACCGTGGTCTCCACGGATAAAGGCTTTTTACCACTATTGAGTGAGCAGATAAGTGTCTATGATCATTTTAAAAAATCATTTATTACTAGCGAGGATGTCAAAAGTCGCTTCTCGGTCAGCAAAGAAAAGCTGACGCTATTTTGGGCTTTAAGCGGTGACAGAACCAATGATATTCCTGGGGTCAGTGGTATTGGTATAAAAACAGCTAAAGAATTATTGGCACGTTTTAATGACTATGATGCTATGCTCAGTGCCGAGCAACTCACTGAATCGCAGCGAGGCAAATTGCAAGCTGGTGGCAATGACTTCGTTGTGAGTTTAGCATTGGTGACATTGCGACAAGACATCGAATTAGGCTTCAGCCTCAAAGACCTTCGTATTAGCTAA